The following proteins are encoded in a genomic region of Phragmites australis chromosome 9, lpPhrAust1.1, whole genome shotgun sequence:
- the LOC133928929 gene encoding potassium channel AKT2-like, protein MKSSSSAAGSGSGSGSGSGSGSGSFNLRNLSKVILPPLGVPSGNSQCHGGSNKWVVSPLDSRYRCWETFMVILVAYSAWVYPFEVAFMNASPKGGLEVADIIVDLFFAIDIVLTFFLAYIDSRTQLLVRDRKRITLRYLSTFFIMDVASTIPFQGLAYLITGEVREGAAYSLLGVLRLWRLRKVKQFFTRLEKDIRFSYFWIRCARLVAVTLFLVHCAGCLYYLIADRYPHREKTWIGAVIPNFRQASLRIRYISSIYWSITTMTTVGYGDLHAENTVEMVFNIFYMLFNLGLTAYLIGNMTNLVVEGTRRTMEFRNSIRAASSFVGRNHLPPRLKQQILAYMCLKFRAESLNQQQLMDQLPKSICKSICEYLFLPVVKDVYLFKGVSREVLLCLVTKMKPEYIPPREDVIVQNEAPDDVYVVVSGEVEAILFDGDREEVVTTLGTRGIFGEVSALSDRAQNFTFRTRTLSQLLRLKQATLKEAMQSRPEDSVVVIRNFLKHQVEMHGKKVEDLMGESTGDGEYDDSNLLTVAAMGNSGFLEDLLRAGKDPDVGDAKGRTALHIAASKGYEDCVLVLLKHACNVNVKDEQGNTALWHAIAARHHKIFNILYHFARVSNPCAGGDVLCIAARRNDLDTLRELLNHGLDVDSEYHDGTTALRVALTEGHADAARFLIMNGANVDRVNLDDDGSSAARSTVSPAEMRELLQKREVGHPIAILDAPAVVRDGGSSGNGRQGRFLGARSDNVSWPRVSIYKGHPFVRNHSSEAGKLINLPGTIEEFKAIIGEKLKVDVEGALLMNDEGAEVDSIDVIRDNDKLFVVTEEHLRRLASMDSVPAS, encoded by the exons atgAAGAGCTCGAGCAGCGCCGCCGGCTCCGGCTCTGGCTCTGGCTCCGGCTCCGGTTCCGGCTCCGGCTCCTTCAACCTCCGGAACCTGTCCAAGGTCATCCTGCCGCCCCTCGGCGTGCCGTCCGGCAACAGCCAGTGCCATGGCGGCTCCAACAAGTGGGTCGTCTCGCCGCTTGACTCCAGATACAG GTGCTGGGAGACGTTCATGGTGATCCTGGTGGCGTACTCGGCATGGGTGTACCCGTTCGAGGTTGCGTTCATGAACGCGTCCCCCAAGGGGGGCCTGGAGGTGGCCGACATCATCGTCGACCTCTTCTTCGCCATCGACATCGTGCTCACCTTCTTCCTCGCCTACATCGACTCCAGGACCCAGCTCCTCGTCCGCGACAGGAAGAGGATAACCCTCAG GTACCTGTCGACGTTCTTCATCATGGACGTGGCGTCGACGATCCCATTCCAGGGCCTGGCCTACCTCATCACCGGCGAGGTCAGGGAGGGCGCCGCGTACAGCCTGCTCGGCGTCCTCCGGCTCTGGCGTCTCCGGAAGGTCAAGCAGTTCTTCACCAGGCTTGAGAAGGATATCAGGTTCAGCTACTTCTGGATCCGCTGCGCACGCCTCGTCGCG GTGACCCTGTTCCTGGTGCACTGCGCCGGGTGCCTGTATTACCTGATCGCGGACCGGTACCCGCACCGGGAGAAGACGTGGATCGGCGCGGTGATCCCCAACTTCCGGCAGGCGAGCCTGCGGATCCGGTACATCTCCTCCATCTACTGGTCCATCACCACCATGACCACCGTCGGCTACGGCGACCTGCACGCCGAGAACACCGTCGAGATGGTCTTCAACATCTTCTACATGCTCTTCAACCTCGGCCTCACCGCCTACCTCATCGGCAACATGACCAACCTCGTCGTCGAGGGCACCCGCCGCACCATGGAGTTC AGGAACAGCATCAGGGCTGCCTCGAGCTTCGTGGGCCGGAACCACCTGCCGCCGCGGCTGAAGCAGCAGATACTGGCCTACATGTGCCTCAAGTTCAGGGCGGAGAGCCTGAACCAGCAGCAGCTCATGGACCAGCTGCCCAAGTCCATCTGCAAGAGCATCTGCGAGTACCTGTTCCTCCCGGTCGTCAAGGACGTCTACCTTTTCAAGGGGGTCTCGAGAGAAGTACTCCTATGCCTG GTTACTAAGATGAAACCGGAGTACATACCGCCGAGGGAGGACGTGATCGTGCAGAACGAGGCGCCGGACGACGTGTACGTCGTCGTCTCCGGCGAGGTGGAGGCCATACTCTTCGACGGCGACCGCGAGGAGGTGGTGACAACGCTGGGGACGCGGGGCATCTTCGGCGAGGTGAGCGCGCTGAGCGACCGGGCGCAGAACTTCACGTTCCGGACGAGGACGCTGAGCCAGCTGCTGCGGCTGAAGCAGGCAACGCTCAAGGAGGCCATGCAGAGCAGGCCCGAGGACAGCGTCGTCGTCATCAGGAACTTCCTCAAG CACCAGGTTGAGATGCATGGCAAGAAGGTGGAGGACCTGATGGGAGAGAGTACCGGAGACGGCGAGTACGACGACAGCAATCTGCTGACGGTCGCCGCGATGGGGAACAGCGGCTTCCTTGAGGACCTCCTCAGGGCGGGGAAGGACCCTGACGTCGGTGACGCCAAGGGCAGAACTGCATTG CACATCGCAGCGTCGAAGGGGTACGAGGACTGCGTGCTGGTGCTGCTCAAGCACGCGTGCAACGTGAACGTCAAAG ATGAGCAGGGCAACACGGCGCTGTGGCACGCCATCGCGGCGAGGCACCACAAGATCTTCAACATTCTGTACCACTTCGCGCGCGTGTCCAACCCGTGCGCCGGCGGCGACGTCCTCTGCATCGCCGCGCGGCGGAACGACCTCGACACGCTCCGGGAGCTCCTGAATCACGGCCTGGACGTCGACTCGGAGTACCACGACGGCACCACCGCGCTGCGCGTCGCGCTGACCGAGGGCCACGCCGACGCGGCCAGGTTCCTGATCATGAACGGGGCCAACGTGGACAGGGTGAACCTCGACGACGACGGCTCCAGCGCTGCGCGGTCGACGGTGTCGCCGGCAGAGATGCGCGAGCTCCTGCAGAAGCGGGAGGTCGGCCACCCGATAGCCATCCTCGACGCGCCGGCGGTGGTCCGGGACGGCGGCTCGTCGGGGAACGGTCGTCAAGGCAGGTTCCTGGGCGCAAGATCGGACAACGTGAGTTGGCCTCGCGTCAGCATATACAAGGGTCATCCGTTCGTGAGAAACCACAGCTCAGAAGCCGGCAAGCTGATCAATCTGCCCGGCACGATAGAAGAATTCAAAGCCATCATCG gAGAGAAACTGAAAGTTGATGTAGAGGGCGCGCTGCTCATGAACGATGAAGGAGCGGAGGTCGACTCGATCGACGTGATCCGGGACAACGACAAGCTGTTCGTGGTCACTGAAGAGCATCTGAGGAGGTTGGCATCAATGGACTCGGTGCCTGCATCGTAA